Proteins encoded by one window of Martelella endophytica:
- a CDS encoding cytochrome b has translation MHQTPVSFSVPQRILHWAVALLVFFNLLFPDGMGRWAHLFFSGEPVPADVVASANIHAYVGIAVLVLALIRLALRLIQGVPADPEDEPAIFRLLSKVAHWTFYLLFIAMPLAGMAGYYLGSGAAAEIHGGPMKVLMWALIVAHVGAVAVHQFYWKTGILKRMTTG, from the coding sequence GTGCATCAGACTCCAGTTTCGTTTTCTGTTCCGCAGCGCATCCTGCATTGGGCGGTAGCCCTGCTGGTTTTCTTCAACCTCCTCTTTCCGGACGGCATGGGGCGCTGGGCCCATCTGTTCTTTAGCGGTGAGCCCGTGCCCGCCGACGTCGTGGCTTCCGCCAATATCCACGCCTATGTGGGCATCGCAGTGCTGGTGCTGGCGCTGATTCGTCTGGCCCTTCGGCTGATTCAGGGCGTTCCGGCCGATCCCGAGGATGAGCCGGCCATCTTCCGGTTGCTTTCCAAAGTTGCTCACTGGACCTTCTATCTGCTGTTTATCGCGATGCCCCTGGCCGGCATGGCGGGCTATTATCTCGGCAGCGGCGCGGCGGCCGAAATCCACGGCGGGCCGATGAAGGTCCTGATGTGGGCCCTGATCGTCGCCCATGTCGGCGCGGTTGCCGTTCACCAGTTCTATTGGAAAACCGGCATTCTGAAACGAATGACGACAGGCTGA
- a CDS encoding tyrosine recombinase XerC gives MENILVPAEDEVLRLRQDWLGQLAGERRLSENTTEAYERDTRQFLTFLCRHVARPVRLSDIATLRPADIRAYLAFRRREGVEARTLGRDLAGIRSFLRWLERRGLANAAGITAMRAPKQPKSLPKPLAAKDAVALAGQEAQLAEEPWIAARNAAVFALLYGCGLRISEALALTPGDFAGSPDRLRITGKGGKTRIVPLLAAALDAVRNYEKLCPYQIDADAPLFRGLRGKKLQPAIIQREMQALRGALGLSEKATPHALRHSFATHLLAAGGDLRTIQELLGHASLSTTQVYTGVDTTRLLEIYDKAHPRA, from the coding sequence ATGGAAAACATACTCGTCCCCGCCGAAGACGAGGTCCTGCGGTTGCGTCAGGACTGGCTCGGGCAGCTTGCCGGCGAGCGGCGACTTTCGGAGAACACCACCGAGGCCTATGAGCGCGACACGCGCCAGTTCCTGACCTTTCTCTGCCGCCATGTTGCCCGTCCTGTCAGGCTTTCCGATATTGCGACACTACGTCCCGCCGATATCCGTGCCTACCTCGCCTTTCGCCGGCGCGAAGGCGTCGAAGCCCGCACGCTCGGGCGCGATCTTGCCGGCATTCGCTCTTTCCTGCGCTGGCTGGAGCGGCGCGGCCTTGCCAATGCCGCCGGCATCACCGCCATGCGCGCGCCGAAACAGCCGAAATCGCTGCCGAAACCTCTTGCGGCCAAGGATGCGGTCGCGCTTGCAGGACAGGAGGCGCAGCTTGCCGAAGAACCCTGGATCGCCGCGCGAAATGCCGCGGTCTTTGCGCTGCTCTATGGCTGCGGCCTGCGCATCTCGGAAGCGCTGGCGCTGACGCCGGGCGATTTTGCAGGATCCCCCGACCGGTTGCGCATCACCGGCAAGGGCGGCAAGACCCGCATCGTGCCGCTACTCGCCGCCGCTCTTGATGCCGTCAGGAACTATGAAAAGCTTTGCCCCTACCAGATCGACGCCGACGCGCCGCTCTTCAGGGGGCTGAGGGGCAAGAAGCTGCAGCCAGCGATCATCCAGAGGGAAATGCAGGCTTTGCGCGGTGCGCTAGGGCTTTCGGAGAAGGCGACGCCGCATGCGCTCAGGCATTCCTTCGCCACCCATCTTCTGGCAGCCGGCGGCGACCTTCGCACGATCCAGGAACTGCTTGGCCATGCGAGCCTTTCGACAACCCAGGTCTATACCGGGGTCGACACTACGCGGCTTCTCGAAATCTACGACAAAGCCCATCCCCGCGCCTGA
- a CDS encoding GNAT family N-acetyltransferase yields the protein MARRDSPSALAHFAETVALFSQGRPGHIVDTLIAERGEKIVHNPLWPVMRPFLHLLLGYGKAMEFANDVQSISGYQVFEYLSAKLGLDIHSSGLDRVPEKGGFMMVSNHPTGIADGVAVFDLLKARRPDMMFFANRDAVRVNPRLVEMIIPVEWREEFKSKLKARETLQVTNASIREEKAIVLFPSGRIAYWDEGRLNERPWKTSAIGFARKYDLPILPVHLKARNSGLFYWFAKWSTELRDMTVFHELLNKTGDRFDFTIGHMIPPDALEGDPAEVTAALERHTVHTLAQDRDAVFSLEKAK from the coding sequence ATGGCGCGTCGTGATTCTCCCTCCGCCCTGGCGCATTTCGCTGAGACAGTGGCACTCTTTTCCCAGGGCCGCCCTGGCCATATCGTGGACACGCTCATCGCCGAGCGCGGTGAGAAGATCGTTCACAATCCGCTCTGGCCGGTGATGCGACCCTTCCTCCATCTGCTGCTTGGCTACGGCAAGGCGATGGAATTTGCCAACGACGTCCAGTCGATTTCCGGTTACCAGGTTTTCGAATATCTTTCCGCGAAGCTCGGGCTCGATATTCACTCGAGCGGGCTTGATCGCGTGCCCGAAAAGGGCGGCTTCATGATGGTCTCGAACCATCCGACCGGCATTGCCGATGGCGTCGCCGTGTTCGATCTGCTCAAGGCGCGCCGCCCCGACATGATGTTCTTCGCCAATCGTGATGCCGTGCGCGTCAATCCGCGGCTGGTGGAGATGATCATTCCGGTCGAATGGCGCGAGGAGTTCAAGAGCAAGCTGAAGGCGCGGGAAACGCTGCAGGTCACCAATGCCTCCATCCGCGAGGAAAAGGCGATCGTGCTGTTCCCGTCCGGCCGCATCGCCTATTGGGACGAAGGGCGGCTGAACGAGCGCCCGTGGAAGACTTCGGCCATCGGCTTTGCCCGCAAATATGATCTGCCGATCCTGCCGGTGCACCTGAAGGCCCGGAATTCCGGGCTGTTCTACTGGTTCGCCAAATGGTCGACGGAACTGCGCGACATGACCGTTTTCCACGAACTTCTGAACAAGACCGGCGATCGCTTCGATTTCACCATCGGCCATATGATTCCGCCCGACGCCCTGGAAGGCGATCCCGCCGAGGTGACAGCGGCGCTTGAAAGGCACACGGTTCACACCCTGGCGCAGGATCGCGACGCTGTCTTCAGCCTCGAAAAGGCCAAGTGA
- a CDS encoding primosomal protein N' yields MISDSLDLFGKPPNLVSAVPVMVPLPVDGPYSYAVPEGMVVMPGSVVQVPVGPRKVIGIVWDEAADLVDPKKLRPIEHVFDCPPVSDGMRRFVDWVASYTLTPPGLVARMAVRAPAALEPEPMVEGVRLTGVQPERMTPARSRVLELAEEVPVWTRLGLAHAAGVSTSVVDTMMKHGVFETIFLPPPPAVGLPEPDHAPPDLSPDQQVSADKLVDAVRAGGFSVTLIDGVTGSGKTEVYFEAIAETLRQGRQVLILLPEIALTSAFLGRFESRFGAKPGEWHSDLAPRMREKVWRQTSEGTVKVVAGARSALFLPFDDLGLIIVDEEHDTAYKQEDRVFYNARDMAVVRARIGGFSAVLASATPSVESQVNALSGRYDRLHLPGRFAEAALPDLTTVDMRRHPPARGGFLSPVLIDAVERSVKRGEQALLFLNRRGYAPLTLCRVCGHRFQCPNCSSWLVEHRFRGQLMCHHCGHAEPVPEACPECGTLDHLVACGPGVERIAEEVEKHFPERRTIILSSDMAGGVKRLRLELEAVANGEADIVIGTQLVAKGHNFPLMTTVGVVDADIGLANGDPRAAERTFQLLSQVTGRAGRTGLASRGLIQTYQPMHPVMQAIVSGDAEAFYEREIGEREKSGLPPFGRLAAVIVSAETRAEAEVHARGLRASAPHGRTISVLGPAEAPLALVRGRYRFRLLVHGRRTDDIQAYLRAMLENGPKQRGSVRVQLDIDPQSFL; encoded by the coding sequence ATGATTTCAGATTCGCTCGATCTTTTCGGAAAGCCGCCCAATCTGGTGAGCGCCGTCCCGGTGATGGTGCCGCTGCCGGTGGACGGGCCTTATTCCTATGCCGTTCCGGAAGGCATGGTGGTGATGCCGGGTTCGGTCGTGCAGGTGCCGGTCGGGCCGCGCAAGGTGATCGGCATTGTCTGGGATGAGGCCGCCGATCTCGTCGATCCCAAGAAACTGAGACCCATCGAACATGTATTCGACTGCCCGCCAGTGAGCGACGGCATGCGCCGCTTCGTCGACTGGGTCGCCTCCTATACCCTGACGCCGCCCGGTCTCGTTGCCCGCATGGCGGTGCGCGCGCCGGCCGCGCTCGAGCCGGAGCCGATGGTCGAGGGCGTGCGGCTGACCGGCGTTCAGCCGGAGCGGATGACGCCGGCGCGCAGCCGCGTGCTGGAGCTGGCGGAAGAGGTTCCGGTCTGGACCCGCCTTGGCCTTGCCCATGCGGCGGGCGTCAGCACCAGCGTCGTCGACACGATGATGAAGCATGGCGTGTTCGAAACCATCTTCCTGCCGCCACCGCCAGCCGTCGGCCTGCCCGAACCCGACCACGCGCCGCCGGACCTCTCGCCCGATCAGCAGGTCTCGGCCGACAAGCTGGTGGATGCGGTCAGGGCAGGGGGCTTTTCGGTGACGCTGATCGACGGCGTTACCGGCTCCGGCAAGACCGAGGTCTATTTCGAGGCGATCGCCGAGACGCTCCGCCAGGGGCGGCAGGTGCTGATTCTGCTGCCGGAAATCGCGCTCACGTCGGCCTTCCTCGGTCGATTCGAAAGCCGCTTTGGGGCCAAGCCCGGCGAATGGCATTCGGATCTTGCCCCGCGCATGCGCGAAAAGGTCTGGCGCCAGACTTCGGAGGGAACGGTCAAGGTCGTCGCCGGTGCGCGTTCGGCCCTGTTCCTGCCGTTTGACGACCTCGGCCTCATCATCGTCGACGAGGAACACGATACTGCCTACAAACAGGAAGACCGGGTGTTCTACAACGCTCGCGATATGGCTGTGGTGCGCGCCCGAATCGGCGGTTTTTCGGCAGTGCTCGCCTCCGCCACGCCCTCCGTCGAAAGCCAGGTCAACGCCCTTTCGGGGCGCTACGACCGGCTGCATCTGCCCGGTCGATTCGCCGAAGCCGCCCTTCCGGACCTCACGACAGTCGACATGCGCCGCCATCCGCCGGCGCGTGGCGGCTTCCTGTCGCCGGTGCTCATCGACGCGGTCGAGCGTTCGGTGAAGCGCGGCGAGCAGGCGCTCCTGTTCCTGAACCGGCGTGGCTATGCGCCGCTGACGCTCTGCCGGGTCTGCGGCCATCGCTTCCAGTGCCCCAATTGCTCAAGCTGGCTGGTCGAGCATCGCTTCCGCGGCCAGCTGATGTGCCACCACTGCGGCCATGCCGAGCCCGTGCCGGAAGCCTGCCCGGAATGCGGCACGCTCGATCATCTCGTCGCCTGCGGGCCAGGCGTGGAGCGCATTGCCGAAGAGGTCGAGAAGCATTTTCCCGAACGTCGCACCATCATTCTGTCCTCGGACATGGCCGGTGGCGTCAAACGGCTGAGGCTGGAACTGGAGGCGGTGGCGAATGGCGAGGCCGATATCGTGATCGGCACCCAGCTCGTCGCCAAGGGCCATAATTTTCCGTTGATGACGACGGTGGGTGTTGTCGACGCCGATATCGGGCTTGCCAATGGCGATCCGCGTGCGGCCGAGCGCACCTTCCAGCTGCTGTCGCAGGTGACCGGCCGCGCCGGGCGCACGGGGCTTGCGAGCCGTGGGCTGATCCAGACCTATCAGCCGATGCATCCGGTGATGCAGGCGATCGTTTCCGGCGATGCCGAGGCTTTCTACGAACGCGAGATCGGCGAGCGCGAAAAGAGTGGCCTGCCGCCCTTCGGCCGGCTCGCCGCCGTCATCGTCTCGGCCGAAACCCGCGCCGAGGCGGAGGTCCATGCGCGCGGCTTGCGGGCATCGGCGCCTCATGGGCGAACGATCTCCGTACTCGGCCCGGCAGAGGCGCCGCTGGCGCTGGTGCGCGGACGCTACCGGTTCCGTCTTCTGGTGCATGGTCGCAGGACTGACGATATTCAGGCCTATCTTCGGGCCATGCTCGAAAACGGACCGAAACAACGCGGTTCGGTGCGGGTTCAGCTTGACATCGACCCGCAAAGCTTCCTCTAA
- a CDS encoding F0F1 ATP synthase subunit delta: protein MPVADLSHSVSNVAQRYALSLFELAKEDNSIDAVGKDLDRIDALLKESDDFRRLVMSPVFSADEQLKAVTAILAKAKIGGYAANFVKLVAKNRRLFVLPGMISAFRQEVAANRGEITAEVAVAHKLSAEQQQELREALKGATGKDVVLDITEDASLLGGMIVKVGSRQIDTSLRTKLSKLKLSLKEVG, encoded by the coding sequence GTGCCTGTGGCAGACCTGTCCCATTCTGTGTCGAACGTTGCTCAGCGTTATGCGTTGTCGCTGTTCGAACTTGCAAAGGAAGACAACAGCATTGATGCTGTCGGCAAGGATCTCGATCGTATCGATGCCCTGCTGAAAGAAAGCGACGATTTCCGGCGGCTTGTCATGAGCCCGGTCTTCAGCGCCGACGAGCAGCTCAAGGCCGTGACCGCCATTCTGGCGAAGGCAAAGATCGGTGGCTATGCCGCGAACTTCGTCAAACTCGTTGCCAAGAATCGACGTTTGTTCGTTCTGCCCGGCATGATTTCTGCGTTCCGTCAGGAAGTGGCCGCGAATCGTGGCGAAATCACGGCAGAAGTGGCTGTGGCGCATAAACTTTCCGCCGAGCAACAACAGGAACTGAGAGAAGCGCTGAAGGGTGCGACGGGCAAGGATGTCGTTCTCGACATCACCGAAGACGCCTCGCTTCTTGGTGGCATGATCGTCAAGGTCGGCTCGCGCCAGATCGACACATCGCTGCGCACCAAACTCTCCAAACTTAAGCTTTCACTGAAAGAGGTTGGCTGA
- the atpA gene encoding F0F1 ATP synthase subunit alpha, giving the protein MDIRAAEISAILKEQIKNFGEEAEVSEVGQVLSVGDGIARVYGLDNVQAGEMVEFSAGVRGMALNLEADNVGVVIFGSDREIKEGDVVKRTGAIVDVPVGPALLGRVVDALGNPIDGKGPIASEERAVVDVKAPGIIPRKSVHEPMSTGLKAIDALIPVGRGQRELVIGDRQTGKTAIILDTFLNQKPIHDNGPDTEKLYCVYVAVGQKRSTVAQFVKTLEERGALQYSIVIAATASDPAPMQYIAPFAGCAMGEYFRDNGMHALIAYDDLSKQAVAYRQMSLLLRRPPGREAYPGDVFYLHSRLLERAAKLSDERGAGSLTALPVIETQGNDVSAFIPTNVISITDGQIFLETDLFYQGVRPAVNVGLSVSRVGSSAQIKAMKQVAGSIKGELAQYREMAAFAQFGSDLDAATQRLLNRGARLTELLKQPQFSPLKTEEQVAVIFAGVNGYLDKLPVAKVSAFEKGLLSYLRGEASDVLEGIRTEKALSDDLKGKLKAAIDAFSKNFS; this is encoded by the coding sequence ATGGATATCCGGGCCGCGGAAATTTCCGCAATTCTGAAAGAGCAGATCAAAAATTTCGGCGAAGAGGCTGAGGTCTCGGAAGTCGGCCAGGTGCTTTCGGTCGGTGACGGCATTGCGCGCGTCTATGGCCTCGACAATGTTCAGGCCGGCGAAATGGTCGAGTTTTCGGCTGGCGTTCGCGGCATGGCGCTGAACCTCGAAGCCGATAATGTCGGTGTGGTTATCTTCGGTTCGGACCGCGAGATCAAGGAAGGCGACGTCGTCAAGCGGACCGGCGCCATCGTTGATGTGCCGGTTGGTCCCGCCCTTCTCGGTCGCGTCGTCGACGCGCTCGGCAATCCGATCGACGGCAAGGGCCCGATCGCTTCGGAAGAGCGCGCTGTTGTTGACGTCAAGGCGCCGGGCATTATTCCGCGCAAGTCGGTTCACGAGCCGATGTCGACGGGCCTCAAGGCCATTGACGCTCTGATCCCGGTTGGCCGCGGCCAGCGCGAGCTCGTCATTGGCGACCGCCAGACCGGCAAGACCGCCATCATTCTCGACACCTTCCTGAACCAGAAGCCGATCCACGACAACGGCCCGGACACGGAAAAGCTCTATTGCGTCTATGTCGCTGTCGGTCAGAAGCGTTCGACGGTTGCCCAGTTCGTGAAGACGCTGGAAGAGCGCGGCGCGCTGCAGTATTCGATCGTCATCGCGGCCACGGCCTCCGATCCGGCGCCGATGCAGTACATCGCTCCGTTCGCCGGTTGCGCAATGGGCGAATATTTCCGCGACAACGGCATGCATGCCCTGATCGCTTATGACGACCTTTCCAAGCAGGCCGTTGCCTATCGTCAGATGTCGCTGCTGCTGCGCCGCCCGCCAGGCCGCGAAGCCTATCCGGGCGACGTTTTCTACCTGCATTCGCGTCTTCTCGAGCGCGCCGCCAAGCTCTCCGACGAGCGCGGCGCCGGTTCGCTGACGGCTCTGCCGGTCATCGAAACGCAGGGTAACGACGTTTCGGCGTTCATTCCGACCAACGTGATCTCGATCACCGACGGCCAGATCTTCCTTGAAACCGACCTGTTCTACCAGGGCGTCCGTCCGGCCGTTAACGTCGGTCTGTCGGTGTCTCGCGTTGGTTCGTCGGCGCAGATCAAGGCGATGAAGCAGGTTGCCGGTTCGATCAAGGGCGAGCTCGCCCAGTATCGTGAAATGGCCGCCTTCGCACAGTTCGGTTCCGACCTTGACGCTGCAACCCAGCGCCTTCTGAACCGTGGTGCCCGTCTGACCGAACTCCTGAAGCAGCCGCAGTTCTCGCCGCTGAAGACGGAAGAGCAGGTCGCGGTCATCTTCGCCGGCGTTAACGGCTATCTCGACAAGCTCCCGGTCGCCAAGGTCAGCGCGTTTGAAAAGGGCCTTCTGTCCTACCTGCGCGGTGAAGCGAGCGACGTTCTTGAAGGCATCCGCACCGAGAAGGCACTGAGCGACGACCTGAAGGGCAAGCTCAAGGCTGCAATCGACGCGTTCTCCAAGAACTTTTCGTAA
- a CDS encoding F0F1 ATP synthase subunit gamma, protein MASLKDLKLRIASVKATQKITKAMQMVAAAKLRRAQEAAENARPYSERMGTVMADLTAAVGEGEEVPALMKGNGKDDVHLLLVCTAERGLCGGFNAQIARHARLLARDLIAKGKTVKIFCVGRKGYDALRREFADIIVERKDLRDVRKIGFENAEDIGNRLIEMFEAGEFDVCNLIYSEFKSVISQVPTTLQLIPAAPPAEAEERESASLYEYEPDAETILEEIVPLNIRVQIFRALLENVAGEMGAKMTAMDNATRNAGEMIDKLTLTYNRRRQEKITTELIEIIAGAEAL, encoded by the coding sequence ATGGCTTCTTTGAAGGACCTGAAGCTTCGCATCGCATCGGTCAAGGCGACGCAGAAGATCACCAAGGCGATGCAGATGGTCGCCGCGGCGAAGCTTCGTCGCGCCCAGGAGGCCGCGGAAAACGCGCGGCCTTACTCCGAGCGTATGGGAACCGTGATGGCCGACCTGACGGCGGCCGTTGGCGAAGGCGAGGAAGTGCCGGCCCTGATGAAGGGAAACGGCAAGGACGACGTTCATCTTCTCCTGGTCTGCACCGCAGAACGTGGACTTTGCGGCGGCTTCAACGCGCAGATCGCGCGTCATGCCCGTCTTTTGGCCCGTGACCTGATCGCGAAGGGCAAGACCGTCAAGATCTTCTGCGTTGGCCGCAAGGGCTATGACGCTCTGCGTCGCGAATTCGCCGACATCATCGTCGAACGCAAGGACCTGCGCGACGTGCGCAAGATCGGCTTCGAGAATGCCGAGGACATCGGCAACCGCCTCATCGAGATGTTCGAGGCTGGTGAATTCGACGTCTGCAACCTGATCTACTCGGAGTTCAAGTCGGTCATCTCGCAGGTTCCGACCACGCTTCAGCTCATCCCGGCCGCACCGCCGGCCGAGGCTGAGGAACGCGAGAGTGCCTCGCTCTATGAATACGAGCCGGACGCCGAGACGATCCTCGAGGAAATCGTGCCGCTCAACATCCGTGTGCAGATCTTCCGGGCGCTGCTCGAGAATGTCGCCGGCGAGATGGGCGCGAAGATGACCGCTATGGACAATGCAACGCGCAATGCCGGTGAGATGATCGACAAGCTGACGCTGACCTACAACCGTAGGCGTCAGGAGAAGATCACCACGGAACTGATCGAAATTATTGCGGGCGCGGAAGCGCTCTAA
- the atpD gene encoding F0F1 ATP synthase subunit beta, producing MAEASIGKVTQIIGAVVDVAFTGDLPPIMNALETDNHGNRLVLEVAQHLGENEVRTIAMDATEGLIRGQEVKNTGAPIQVPVGEETLGRIMNVIGEPVDEVGPIKTKEKRAIHQEAPPYVDQSTEAEILITGIKVVDLLAPYAKGGKIGLFGGAGVGKTVLIQELINNIAKAHGGYSVFAGVGERTREGNDLYHEMIESNVNVDPSKNNGSAEGSKCALVYGQMNEPPGARARVALSGLTIAESFRDQGQDVLFFVDNIFRFTQAGSEISALLGRIPSAVGYQPTLSTDMGALQERITTTTKGSITSVQAIYVPADDLTDPAPATSFAHLDATTTLSRSIAEKGIYPAVDPLDSTSRMLDPMIVGEEHYAVARAVQSTLQRYKSLQDIIAILGMDELSEEDKLTVARARKIERFLSQPFHVAEVFTGSPGILVSLEDTIRSFKGLVEGEYDHLPEAAFYMVGTIDDAVAKAKKLAEAA from the coding sequence ATGGCTGAGGCCTCTATCGGTAAGGTGACGCAGATTATCGGCGCCGTCGTTGACGTCGCTTTCACCGGCGACCTGCCCCCCATCATGAACGCGCTTGAAACCGACAACCACGGCAACCGGCTTGTTCTCGAAGTCGCCCAGCATCTCGGCGAGAACGAAGTTCGCACGATCGCCATGGACGCGACCGAAGGTCTGATCCGTGGTCAGGAAGTCAAGAATACGGGCGCTCCCATTCAGGTGCCGGTCGGCGAAGAAACGCTCGGCCGCATCATGAACGTCATCGGCGAGCCCGTCGATGAAGTCGGTCCGATCAAGACCAAGGAAAAGCGCGCCATCCACCAGGAAGCACCGCCCTATGTCGACCAGTCGACCGAAGCGGAAATCCTGATCACCGGCATCAAGGTCGTCGACCTTCTTGCGCCTTACGCCAAGGGCGGCAAGATCGGCCTGTTCGGCGGCGCCGGCGTTGGCAAGACGGTTCTCATTCAGGAACTGATCAACAACATCGCCAAGGCGCACGGCGGCTATTCCGTGTTCGCTGGTGTTGGCGAGCGGACCCGTGAAGGCAACGACCTTTACCACGAAATGATCGAATCCAACGTGAACGTTGATCCGTCGAAGAACAACGGTTCGGCCGAGGGTTCGAAGTGCGCACTGGTCTACGGCCAGATGAACGAGCCTCCGGGCGCACGTGCACGCGTCGCGCTCTCGGGCTTGACGATTGCCGAGTCGTTCCGCGACCAGGGTCAGGACGTTCTGTTCTTCGTCGACAACATCTTCCGCTTCACCCAGGCAGGCTCGGAAATCTCGGCCCTGCTCGGCCGTATCCCTTCGGCCGTGGGCTATCAGCCGACGCTGTCGACCGACATGGGTGCCCTGCAGGAGCGCATCACCACCACGACCAAGGGTTCGATCACCTCGGTTCAGGCCATTTACGTGCCTGCCGACGACCTGACCGACCCGGCGCCGGCAACCTCGTTTGCCCACCTTGACGCTACGACGACGCTGTCGCGCTCGATCGCGGAAAAGGGCATCTACCCGGCCGTTGACCCGCTCGACTCGACCTCGCGCATGCTTGACCCGATGATTGTCGGCGAAGAGCACTACGCGGTTGCCCGTGCGGTTCAGTCGACCCTGCAGCGCTACAAGTCGCTTCAGGACATCATCGCCATTCTCGGCATGGACGAGCTTTCCGAAGAGGACAAGCTGACGGTTGCCCGCGCCCGCAAGATCGAGCGCTTCCTGTCGCAGCCGTTCCACGTTGCCGAAGTGTTCACCGGTTCGCCGGGCATCCTGGTCTCGCTGGAAGACACGATCCGCTCGTTCAAGGGTCTCGTCGAAGGCGAATACGACCACCTGCCGGAAGCGGCCTTCTACATGGTCGGCACCATTGACGACGCTGTTGCCAAGGCCAAGAAGCTCGCCGAAGCTGCCTAA
- a CDS encoding F0F1 ATP synthase subunit epsilon — protein sequence MADTMIFELVTPEKLLASAETDAVVIPASEGEMTVMPNHAPTMTIVRPGMVKFKNHDGKEFQFLVFHGFADIQGTSCTLLAETAVPIGEASDAIEHRIKQLRKELNDASHHEHKSAIEQMLNELTHLNQTVLPA from the coding sequence ATGGCTGACACAATGATTTTCGAGCTGGTGACCCCGGAGAAGCTTCTCGCTTCGGCGGAGACGGATGCGGTGGTGATCCCGGCAAGCGAAGGCGAAATGACGGTGATGCCGAACCATGCGCCGACCATGACGATCGTTCGTCCGGGCATGGTGAAGTTCAAGAACCATGACGGCAAGGAATTCCAGTTCCTGGTGTTCCACGGCTTCGCCGATATCCAGGGCACGTCCTGCACGCTGCTCGCCGAGACGGCCGTACCGATCGGCGAGGCGAGCGACGCCATCGAGCACCGCATCAAACAGCTCCGCAAGGAGCTGAACGACGCTAGCCATCACGAGCACAAGAGCGCCATCGAGCAGATGCTCAACGAGCTCACGCATCTCAATCAGACGGTTCTGCCCGCCTGA